TGTCCGCGCCGAGGCCCATATACGGCAGGCGCTCCGTGATTTCCTTGACCCTGACGCGGTAGCGCTCGCGCGTGTGCCAACGCCGCATCTTTCTCAAGACCGGGTCGCTCCCGGACTGCATCGGGATATGCAGATGGGGCGTGATGCCGCCGTCCTGCATGAGTTCCACCAGTCGGTCGTCAATCTCGGTGGCCTCAATCGAGCCAAGCCTGAACCGCACGCCGGGCACCCGCGTCACGAGCGCCTCCATGAGCGTGGAAAGCTTGTCCTTGGGGCTAAAGTCGATGCCCCAATGCCCAATATGTACGCCGGTAATCACGAGTTCGGAATGCGCATCGGCCAGAATCTCGGCCTCGACCAACAACTCCTCGAGCGAGCGCGAACGGCTCTTGCCGCGCGCAATCCGCGTAGCGCAAAACGAACAACGCCTATCGCACCCATCCTGCACCTTGAGCCAACCCCTCGAGCGAACCTTGCTCGCCCGTAGTTCCTGCCCAATCGCCTCTTCGTGGAGCGAATCGGCCAGAACCCGCACCACCTCTTGTGGATCTTGGCCTGGCACCACGCCAAACACCTCCGGCATGGCCTGGTACTCGTCGGCGCGCATCGCGGCCGAACAACCCGCAACCACCACCCGAACCTCAGGATTCTCGCGGTGAAGCTTACGAATCGCCTTCCTGGCCTCGGCGTCCGCGGCGTTGGTCACGGTACACGTATTGAGCACCACGGTGTCTGCCACCTCGGCGTCCACCGCCTCGGCGCCACGCGCCTCGAGCGCCATTCTGAATTGCTCGGTGTCGTACTGGTTGGCCTTGCAACCATGCGTGATGAAATGAACTTTCATAGACGTCTTGGGGGTAGGGGGTAGCACCCAGTCTGGCGCATCCCTACATGAGAATGACCGAACTTTCCACACCTCTTCAATCCTCTGACTTGACTTGATCCACTCATATTGCGACCCTTGCCGCCCGAAACACGGACGTTTCCAACTAAGGATGACTCATGGCAGGAACGCCACGTGGCCGGTTGAGGCCGCACCGAAAACGCTCGAAAGCCCCGCTCATACTTGGGACTCTGGCGGCTGCGGGCCTTTTAAGCTGGGCCACATGGCCGGACGAGACCCCGAGTCTTGCGCTTAGCGCGAACGCCTCCGCCCCTCAGATTGAGGCCGCTTTTCCTGAGCCGCCGCCCGCGCCCGAGACCCCTGAGCCTGTGGTCCCCGAGGCCCCTGAATTCACCAGAATTGAGAATGTGCTCGAAAAGAACCAGACCATGGGGGCCGCGCTGGCAAAGCTTGGAATCGATGCCGGCGAGTCGCATCGGTTGATTGAGGCGGCCTCGGCTAAGATTGATTTTAGGAAGTCGCGGCCAGGCGATATCTGGACCGTTGAACTCGACAAAGACAACTCAGTTCGCGAGTTCGAATACCAGGCCTCGCCTGAGAATCGCTGGATTGTGCGCCGCACCGAAGACGGTTTTGTGGCCGAAGACGTTCAGGTTGACCGCGAAATCAAAATCGAGACCGTGCGCGGCAAAATCGACTCCAGCCTCTGGCTCGCCTTCGACACCCAGGGTGCGTCTGGCGCGCTCGCCCAGCGTTTCACCGAGCTCTTTCAGTACACCATCGACTTCAACTCCGAGACCCAGCCCGGCGACGAATTCTCCGTGATCTACGAAAAAGTCTTCGTGGATGGCGAATACCTGAGGGACGGAAAGGTGCTCGGGGCCAAGTATTCCGGGCAGGTCGGGACCTATTACGGCTTCTTCCACTACGACCCGGAGAACTCCGGCTACTTTGACGAAAACGGCGACAACCTCAAACGTCAGTTCCTCAAAAGCCCGCTCGCCACCGTGCGCATCACCAGTAATTTCGGCCGGCGTTTCCATCCGGTCTTAAAGAAGATGAAGCTCCACGCAGGCGTGGATTATGGCGCCCCAACCGGGACTCCGGTACACGCTGTGGCTGACGGAACGGTCATCTATGCAGGTTGGAAGGGTGCGAACGGAAAACTCGTGTCGCTCCGCCACGCGAATGGGTTTGTCACGCATTACGCTCACCTCTCACAGATCACCAAAAAGCTTCGGCCGGGTGTGAGGGTCAAGCAAAAGGACCAGATTGGCCGCGTGGGCACCACAGGCCGCTCCACCGGACCGCACCTGCACTTCGGCATGACTCAACACGGAAAGGTCATTAATCCCCTGACTGTGGATTTTGCGCGCGCTGAGCCGCTCAAAGGTGCTGAGCGGCAGGCATTTAAGGAAAAGGCCGAGAGCCTGAAGGCTCAATTATAGGGCTTAATTAAAGCTCTACGTAGCGCTCAAGGCTGACGCGAAGCGAAAGACGGGCGCGGTGCAGACGGCTTTTAACAGCCGGGACACTCAAGTCCATTTCGTCCGCAATCTCCTGAAGGCTCAGGCCGTCGAGCTCTTTCGCCACAAAAACATCTTTGTATTTGGGTTCAAGTTCTTCAACGGCAGCTGCGATTTTGCCGCGCAGCTCCTTGTTCTCAGCGGCCTCGTCACCTCGCACGTTATGTGCCGAGAGGTCGGTCCAGACAAAATCCATCTCGTCTGAGATCGGGAGGCCTTCCATCGAAACTTCCGCACGACGCTTCTTCTTACGAAGCCGCATTAGCGCGGTGTTCACCGCGATCCGGTAGATCCAAGAGCTCAACGCCGCATCACCCTTGAACGAGTCAAGCTTGCGGTACGCGTTCATAAACGCGTCCTGAGTCACGTCCTGGGCCTCTTCTTCGTTCTTTACGATACGCATGGCCACGCGGAACACAGTCTCGCGGTACTCGCGAACAATCTGGTCGAATGCAGCTGCATCTCCTTTCAGCGTGCGTTGCACGATATCTGAGTCGGCGGCGAATCGTTGAGCGGGGGTCATTTCATGGGTTGTTGTCGTATTCATCACATGTCCTTTTGTGGAACGAGTGTCGTTATCTATTCAGCATCAATACATATGCTTGATCCGTGCCAACTTTCTATCAAGTGGCGCTTCCCCGCATGTTGACTGGGTTAGGTGCGAAAACGGGTCAAATGTCCGGTTTGGATATATCCAAGATGGAAGTCATTGTTGGATATTGGATATCCGTTACGTATCCAAATTGGAGCTATTTCATCAGGAGGATGGAAGTTGGCATGCGCTTGACCACGCCCCACGCCACTGAGCCAAGGAGCGCATCCTCAAGCCTGGAGCGCCCGTGCGTTCCGAGGACCACCAGTCCCGCACCCGTGTCTTCCACAAAATCCTCGATGCCCATCGCCGCATATCCAACTCGCAAATGTGCTTCTACCGCAACGCCCTCAACGGCTTTTGCAGCCTCGAGCGTGCGCGCGAGTTCCTTCTCAGACCAATCTCGGAGCGCCTTCATCGATAGGCTCTCCGGGCTGATGCTCATCGCGGCGAGGTCGGTAGAAGGCGGCATGGGCGCAGGCATGACGTGTAGGAGATGAACTTTCGCGCCGTACGCCTTCGCAAGCCGCATCGCCTCCAGCACAAAAAGTCCTTCGCCCTCCGAAAAGTCAACCGCCACAACCCATTCATCGGGATTGCCCGAATCTTTGGCAATCAGGGTGCGGGTATGTGGCCGGTGCGCGAGCCTCTCAGCAACACTTCCGAGCGCAAATCGTGTTGTTGCGCCAAGCGGTGCACCAACACATAAGAAATCATGGCCCGCCGCATATCTAGAAAGCTCTCGGTCAGCGCGCCCTTCGAGAATCACGCACGTATAGGGCACGCTCAGGTGCTTTGCAGCAAACTCCGAGATATCCGACTCAATCCGCGCGCAAATCTCTGGATCCTCCGCCAAAGACTTAGGCCCGCTACCAAGCGGATCCGCGCTCATGATGCCGCGCATCAGTCCGCCCACGTCTCCGGCATCCCAGAATTCAGGCTCCAGAACAAAGACCACTTCAAGAGTGCCACCGAGACGCTTGACCAGTCTTTCAGCCACTTTTGCGGCACTTGCACTTTCTGGGGATAAATCTACGGCCAGGGCAATTTTCATCTATTTCCTCTCCACATCTCGATGTCGCGTCTGAACATTCCATCCTCGTCCGCGCCACCTTGCAGCGATAGCCTCGGTCAGCGCCACCGACCGGTGCTTTCCGCCTGTACATCCAATTCCAACCGTCAAATACGCTTTGCCTTCGCGCTCGTAGAGGGGCAACAACGTTTCACCCACTTGTCGCAATAGTTGCAACACCGTGGCGGTCTCCGGCGCCCCAAGAACGTAATCACGAACATCGGTCTGCAAACCCGTTTTCTCCCGCATTCCCTCTACGAAATACGGATTCGGCAAAAACCTGACGTCAAAAACCAAATCACACTCGGGCGGAAGGCCATACTTAAATCCAAACGAGAGCACCGTAATCTGAAGCCCAATCACCGACTTTTCGCCAAAATGCTCACCGACCAGGGCCTTGAGCGTATGAACCGTGTGCGCCGACGTGTCGATCACGAGGTCCGCCTGGTCCCTGAGCCCCATCAGGAGCTCGCGCTCGCGCTTGATGCCGTCGCGCACCGTGCCGCCCTCGGAGAGTGGGTGAGGGCGCCTCGTCTCGCTATATCGCTGGATCAGGCGCTCATCGTCGGTATCCAAAAAGAGCACCTCAACCTTCATGCCCTCGGCACGAAGCTGCGCGATCATCGGCTCGGCCTCGTGCAAAAACGTGCGCTCTCGCGTGTCCACCACAAACGCGAAGTTCTGGATGCCAGGCCCAGACTTGTTCTGATGCGTAAGCTCCAGAACCTTTGGGAAGAGCGGGACAGGAAGATTATCAATGCAGAAGAAGCCCAGGTCTTCCAGCGCCTTGACCACTGTGGATTTCCCCGAGCCACTAAGGCCGGTCACCACCACTACCTTCGGGAGCATGTCCCGAGCCTCGCTCGTTTCTTCCATTAGATTCCCATTGTCCAAAGGTAGAGCCAGTTTAGCACAGGAAGTCCTAAGATGCCGATTTTTAACGCACGATCGGCCCTCGGCCCGAGATTGAGATCGAACGTGCGGCCGCCCAAAAACGCCCCAAAACTCACGAGACCCCAGAGGCCAATCACCAGATAAAGCCCAATGATCAGCGGCTGGAGCACGAGCGCATCAAGTATCCGCCCGTCAAGCAACGCACGGGTGGCGCGCGTTCCACCGCAGGTCAGACACGGAAGCCCCCAGAGGAGTTTGGTAAAGCAGCCCGGTCCGCGTGGCGCATTTTGCAGCATCCACACGATACCAGGGATCAGGCAAAGGCCGGCCAAGAGTAGCGCCCCGACAGGGATTTCCCCTAGACGTCGGCGCCTGAGTCTTAGCAACAGGAACCCTTTGTGGCGGGCGCCTCAGCGCTTGCCACCTCGCGTGTCGTGGTTGAGAACGGAGACGACTCACCGCACCCCGGGAAGAGACCAAAATGGCGGCTGAAATCACCGATGAACTCAAAGTGCTCCGCAAATCGCGTGTCTTTGAGCATCCGCCAAGTGTTTCCACAGACCGGAAACACGCGTCCCGTCTCAATGCTGTGGTGTCCGTCCAAAACAAACGCATGAGGACTTGTCTCAATCGTGCCTTTGTAGATCACGGCCTGCCCGTAGTCCTCGCATGACGAGTCCAACTCACCCAGTTTGAAGAGTCGGTACGTCGCCGAGTAGAACTCAAAACCCTCAACCAGACGACTTAACTCCGCATCCTCAACATCTAGTGGTCGCTCCTCAACCAGCCTCGGATCCTCAAAACCCGCGCGCTTTGCCAGAGTCAAAAAGTCGTTCCAGTACAAGGCGCCACCAAGGCATTCGCCATAGAGCACCGGATGGGTTGACAGTTTTTGAGGCAGACGTCTGCTCGAGTAAACGTCGGAGAAATAAAACTCTCCGCCTTCCTTCAGTAGTCGATGGACCCCGGCGAGCACCGCGGGTTTGTCAGGGGAGAGGTTGACCACGCAGTTCGA
This Microvenator marinus DNA region includes the following protein-coding sequences:
- a CDS encoding MiaB/RimO family radical SAM methylthiotransferase, coding for MKVHFITHGCKANQYDTEQFRMALEARGAEAVDAEVADTVVLNTCTVTNAADAEARKAIRKLHRENPEVRVVVAGCSAAMRADEYQAMPEVFGVVPGQDPQEVVRVLADSLHEEAIGQELRASKVRSRGWLKVQDGCDRRCSFCATRIARGKSRSRSLEELLVEAEILADAHSELVITGVHIGHWGIDFSPKDKLSTLMEALVTRVPGVRFRLGSIEATEIDDRLVELMQDGGITPHLHIPMQSGSDPVLRKMRRWHTRERYRVRVKEITERLPYMGLGADIIVGFPGESAEMHAETLALVEELPYTYLHVFPYSMRSGTVAADMDDQVPRTEKSRRSQELRDAVQRKGDAYITRRIGQDVAVVVEEGGLGLSEDYLRVRVPDNHEPGTLIRGKLAGTADELRIVTA
- a CDS encoding M23 family metallopeptidase; this translates as MAGTPRGRLRPHRKRSKAPLILGTLAAAGLLSWATWPDETPSLALSANASAPQIEAAFPEPPPAPETPEPVVPEAPEFTRIENVLEKNQTMGAALAKLGIDAGESHRLIEAASAKIDFRKSRPGDIWTVELDKDNSVREFEYQASPENRWIVRRTEDGFVAEDVQVDREIKIETVRGKIDSSLWLAFDTQGASGALAQRFTELFQYTIDFNSETQPGDEFSVIYEKVFVDGEYLRDGKVLGAKYSGQVGTYYGFFHYDPENSGYFDENGDNLKRQFLKSPLATVRITSNFGRRFHPVLKKMKLHAGVDYGAPTGTPVHAVADGTVIYAGWKGANGKLVSLRHANGFVTHYAHLSQITKKLRPGVRVKQKDQIGRVGTTGRSTGPHLHFGMTQHGKVINPLTVDFARAEPLKGAERQAFKEKAESLKAQL
- a CDS encoding RNA polymerase sigma factor: MNTTTTHEMTPAQRFAADSDIVQRTLKGDAAAFDQIVREYRETVFRVAMRIVKNEEEAQDVTQDAFMNAYRKLDSFKGDAALSSWIYRIAVNTALMRLRKKKRRAEVSMEGLPISDEMDFVWTDLSAHNVRGDEAAENKELRGKIAAAVEELEPKYKDVFVAKELDGLSLQEIADEMDLSVPAVKSRLHRARLSLRVSLERYVEL
- a CDS encoding universal stress protein, whose amino-acid sequence is MKIALAVDLSPESASAAKVAERLVKRLGGTLEVVFVLEPEFWDAGDVGGLMRGIMSADPLGSGPKSLAEDPEICARIESDISEFAAKHLSVPYTCVILEGRADRELSRYAAGHDFLCVGAPLGATTRFALGSVAERLAHRPHTRTLIAKDSGNPDEWVVAVDFSEGEGLFVLEAMRLAKAYGAKVHLLHVMPAPMPPSTDLAAMSISPESLSMKALRDWSEKELARTLEAAKAVEGVAVEAHLRVGYAAMGIEDFVEDTGAGLVVLGTHGRSRLEDALLGSVAWGVVKRMPTSILLMK
- the rapZ gene encoding RNase adapter RapZ translates to MEETSEARDMLPKVVVVTGLSGSGKSTVVKALEDLGFFCIDNLPVPLFPKVLELTHQNKSGPGIQNFAFVVDTRERTFLHEAEPMIAQLRAEGMKVEVLFLDTDDERLIQRYSETRRPHPLSEGGTVRDGIKRERELLMGLRDQADLVIDTSAHTVHTLKALVGEHFGEKSVIGLQITVLSFGFKYGLPPECDLVFDVRFLPNPYFVEGMREKTGLQTDVRDYVLGAPETATVLQLLRQVGETLLPLYEREGKAYLTVGIGCTGGKHRSVALTEAIAARWRGRGWNVQTRHRDVERK
- a CDS encoding DUF2752 domain-containing protein; the encoded protein is MLRLRRRRLGEIPVGALLLAGLCLIPGIVWMLQNAPRGPGCFTKLLWGLPCLTCGGTRATRALLDGRILDALVLQPLIIGLYLVIGLWGLVSFGAFLGGRTFDLNLGPRADRALKIGILGLPVLNWLYLWTMGI
- a CDS encoding methyltransferase domain-containing protein, which encodes MHAIVQDYYGKQLGSTADLKTSACCDASAVPDWLKPLLSKIHPDVLAKYYGCGLVAPDVLRGKRVLDLGSGSGRDVYALAQLVGPEGSVVGVDMTDEQLDVARGTLDFHAEAFGFRNVEFFKGYIEKLDEIPELEAGSFDVIVSNCVVNLSPDKPAVLAGVHRLLKEGGEFYFSDVYSSRRLPQKLSTHPVLYGECLGGALYWNDFLTLAKRAGFEDPRLVEERPLDVEDAELSRLVEGFEFYSATYRLFKLGELDSSCEDYGQAVIYKGTIETSPHAFVLDGHHSIETGRVFPVCGNTWRMLKDTRFAEHFEFIGDFSRHFGLFPGCGESSPFSTTTREVASAEAPATKGSCC